From the genome of Staphylococcus haemolyticus, one region includes:
- a CDS encoding ABC transporter substrate-binding protein — protein MEKLIVGLAWFLNPDHLPLILGIEKGWFKEEALEIEMIEPEKHFDALEEIENNSMDIAITEPIHLVEDKATNQNVVGFARYLHTNGGVMYNKDKGIKTPKDLVGKRLQYPGAPDLGGIAIAKTMIEANGVTYKEGDITPVNNNFYHTDALLNDKADAATLIFENFEILEAKSKGLNVDYFALKDYNVPDFCQLIFITTPNKLKEDKGKIKKFLKVIKKAIQFINTHLEEAVDVYAKYTQTDVSNQLNKDTIIATTKCFTNDLSMSPEFYDDLQLWLKENGKIETTIDAKEYFNNHLLFNRTSK, from the coding sequence ATGGAAAAATTAATTGTTGGTTTAGCATGGTTTTTAAACCCTGATCACTTACCTTTAATTTTAGGTATTGAAAAAGGCTGGTTTAAAGAAGAAGCGTTAGAAATTGAAATGATTGAACCAGAAAAACACTTCGATGCATTGGAAGAAATCGAAAATAATTCAATGGATATTGCAATTACTGAACCTATTCATTTAGTTGAAGATAAAGCAACTAATCAAAATGTGGTAGGTTTTGCCAGATATCTACACACTAATGGCGGTGTTATGTATAACAAAGATAAAGGAATAAAGACACCTAAAGATTTAGTTGGCAAACGTCTTCAATATCCTGGAGCCCCTGACCTAGGAGGTATTGCTATTGCCAAAACAATGATTGAAGCTAATGGTGTAACATACAAAGAGGGAGATATAACACCAGTTAATAATAATTTTTATCATACTGACGCACTATTAAATGATAAAGCAGATGCTGCCACACTTATATTTGAAAACTTTGAGATTCTCGAAGCAAAAAGTAAAGGTTTAAATGTAGATTATTTTGCATTAAAAGATTATAACGTGCCAGACTTTTGCCAGTTAATTTTTATTACAACTCCTAATAAATTAAAAGAGGATAAAGGAAAAATTAAAAAATTCCTTAAAGTCATTAAAAAAGCAATTCAATTTATTAATACTCATCTCGAAGAAGCAGTCGATGTTTATGCTAAATATACTCAAACGGATGTAAGTAATCAATTAAATAAAGACACAATCATTGCAACTACCAAATGTTTTACTAATGATTTATCTATGAGCCCAGAATTTTATGATGACTTACAATTATGGCTTAAGGAAAATGGCAAAATTGAAACAACTATAGATGCTAAAGAATACTTTAATAACCATTTATTATTTAACAGAACCTCTAAATAA
- a CDS encoding zinc-ribbon domain-containing protein encodes MKFCPECGNKLIENAKFCPECGFKIASINNNSQKIEEVDVVEKVSSDVYIKSLLNETNLTDIMITPDIPEKVLINASVSIAEGIDPNTIIALIDTSLMSNGKSGVVFTGAEMYLKTTFDSVKKIPFENIKSAEYDSDRTINNKGKVIEYHRVIVSYGNGEDIEFSSEQFDSDLPYKLIAKLLNDFNKRVDNISSKNQVVQISQMSSEILKLYFRIVIAYLKDDDGIIDSREYKELISLMTKIKVSKQLANDLRKYRFEDKEDLTIEELIDQLKNQTNKDNFSEAAVEQTLAMDIIGMNSDKLDTIKDDEVLVRMLNRLNISDKQLKFIVRKIKADKEIIESRMTDSEIKEVNKELAAVASGAGLVALGLLTSGGTVYLGIIAGFGVYRGIKYFSGTGEAEKFGIRIQTLNDRISQLRIANAYIIEDINWLSQKMIDFALKLRESNELSSELYKELELIINQNQSLADAGSLIEDDESYSERELLLTTIPESLDIGKYNELLAKNINKVYADEVIKNVYSINGDLDNQSEVNDVTLRENIELDELKAAHTVLEDIGYFDTKASSIAQSKSLAKKGFSGLKKSLFSGEKDE; translated from the coding sequence ATGAAATTTTGTCCGGAATGTGGAAATAAATTAATTGAAAATGCTAAATTTTGTCCGGAATGCGGATTTAAAATTGCAAGTATAAACAATAATAGTCAAAAAATCGAAGAAGTGGATGTAGTAGAGAAGGTAAGTTCAGATGTGTATATTAAGTCATTACTAAATGAAACAAATCTAACAGATATCATGATTACACCTGATATTCCTGAAAAAGTTCTCATAAATGCATCAGTAAGTATAGCTGAAGGTATTGATCCAAATACAATAATTGCATTAATAGATACTAGTTTAATGAGTAACGGTAAATCGGGAGTGGTTTTTACTGGCGCGGAAATGTACTTAAAAACTACTTTTGATAGTGTTAAGAAAATTCCTTTTGAAAATATAAAATCAGCCGAGTATGATTCTGACAGAACAATCAATAATAAAGGAAAAGTAATCGAATATCATCGAGTCATCGTATCTTATGGAAATGGTGAAGATATAGAATTTAGTTCCGAACAATTTGATAGTGATTTGCCTTATAAACTTATTGCAAAATTGTTAAATGATTTTAATAAACGCGTAGATAATATTTCTTCTAAAAACCAAGTAGTACAAATTAGTCAAATGAGTTCAGAAATATTGAAATTATATTTTAGAATTGTCATTGCATATTTAAAAGATGATGATGGCATTATTGACAGTCGGGAGTATAAAGAATTAATCAGTTTAATGACAAAAATAAAAGTTAGCAAACAATTGGCCAATGATTTAAGAAAGTATCGTTTTGAAGATAAAGAAGATTTAACTATTGAAGAATTAATAGATCAACTTAAAAATCAAACTAATAAAGATAATTTTTCAGAAGCTGCAGTAGAACAAACTTTGGCTATGGATATTATAGGAATGAATAGTGATAAATTAGACACTATTAAAGATGACGAAGTATTAGTTAGAATGCTTAATAGATTAAATATATCAGATAAACAATTAAAATTTATTGTGAGAAAAATTAAAGCAGATAAAGAAATTATCGAAAGTAGAATGACTGATAGTGAAATCAAAGAAGTAAATAAGGAACTTGCTGCAGTAGCAAGTGGAGCCGGATTAGTAGCTCTAGGACTATTAACAAGTGGAGGGACTGTTTACTTAGGTATTATAGCTGGTTTTGGCGTTTACAGAGGAATTAAATACTTTTCTGGTACAGGAGAAGCAGAGAAGTTCGGTATTAGAATTCAAACACTTAATGATCGAATTAGCCAACTTCGAATTGCTAACGCCTACATTATTGAAGACATCAACTGGTTAAGTCAAAAAATGATAGATTTTGCTTTAAAATTACGTGAATCAAACGAACTTAGTTCTGAGTTGTATAAAGAATTAGAATTAATTATAAATCAAAACCAATCATTAGCTGATGCAGGCAGCTTGATTGAAGATGATGAGTCTTATTCTGAACGTGAATTGTTATTAACTACGATTCCTGAAAGTTTAGATATAGGAAAATATAATGAGTTATTAGCTAAAAATATTAATAAAGTTTACGCGGATGAAGTGATTAAAAATGTCTATTCAATAAATGGTGATTTAGATAATCAGTCTGAAGTTAATGATGTTACTTTAAGAGAGAATATTGAATTGGATGAATTAAAAGCAGCACATACTGTTCTTGAAGATATCGGTTACTTTGATACAAAAGCATCAAGTATTGCTCAAAGTAAATCACTTGCTAAAAAAGGATTTTCAGGTTTGAAAAAATCACTGTTTAGTGGAGAAAAAGATGAGTAG
- a CDS encoding CPBP family intramembrane glutamic endopeptidase — translation MSLIIKYLKMIGVIILTFVLTVIAQNIALLWHLLDLKSFETILHGITYVGLTFLFIKLLINKGFKEKLSDYRINTLKFSLSYLSVGLLIPIINIIIYCVFIPGHFEITKADTVIEYLEMLFEIIVLGGVCAPIAEELTVRGLLMGYIEKKENITFAIIVTSVLFALVHLFNGGMSGVSLILLVVSGTVAGILYGMTAYKFNSIWPSVFMHMCWNLSDFVHIATHNDDYGVIQYIIKVKNILLTGGAYGNTSSLIAIVLFVIAIILVAMKSVQRINLRD, via the coding sequence ATGAGCTTAATAATTAAGTATTTAAAAATGATTGGTGTCATTATTTTGACGTTTGTATTAACAGTCATTGCGCAAAATATTGCTTTACTATGGCATTTGTTAGATTTGAAATCTTTTGAAACAATCTTACATGGTATCACCTATGTGGGACTTACCTTTTTATTCATTAAACTTTTAATTAATAAAGGATTTAAAGAGAAATTAAGTGACTATCGTATTAACACACTTAAGTTTAGTCTAAGTTATCTATCAGTTGGCTTACTGATTCCGATTATAAATATCATCATTTATTGTGTCTTTATTCCAGGTCATTTTGAAATAACGAAAGCTGATACTGTAATAGAATATTTAGAAATGTTATTTGAAATTATTGTTTTAGGTGGAGTATGTGCACCTATAGCTGAAGAATTAACAGTACGAGGCTTATTAATGGGCTACATTGAAAAGAAAGAGAATATTACCTTTGCCATCATTGTTACATCAGTATTATTCGCTTTAGTCCATTTGTTTAATGGAGGGATGTCTGGTGTTAGTCTAATATTATTAGTCGTAAGTGGCACGGTCGCTGGTATATTGTACGGTATGACGGCGTATAAATTTAACTCAATTTGGCCAAGTGTTTTTATGCATATGTGCTGGAACCTGTCAGACTTTGTCCATATCGCAACGCATAACGATGACTACGGCGTAATTCAATATATTATTAAAGTTAAAAACATACTCCTAACCGGTGGCGCATACGGTAATACATCTTCACTCATAGCAATAGTATTATTCGTAATAGCAATAATTTTAGTTGCAATGAAAAGTGTGCAGAGAATTAATTTGAGAGACTAA
- a CDS encoding CPBP family intramembrane glutamic endopeptidase: MRRSLLTYIILVFVLTYSIEGLVYLIGGLQAFSIIASLTMLFPAITAIIVWAIYYRDKKFWKFFGLRLGKIKYWFIHPLMMLLALIIIYLVSYMLNPNQFLNSTEQQDRMKEIFIFLPHVPLFINLLIPIILNLSIGILFSMIAYLGEELGWRAFMYPKLTNIGITKGLILGGFIWGLWHLPLILMGHNYPNHPILGNIMMILMCIPFGIILFYSYIKSGNIFVPAIMHGILNQFSSTVTTFSIKESQFNPLLYGSTGLVGIVIFSLVALFLIKTIKKSNHIYNF, encoded by the coding sequence ATGCGTCGTTCATTACTTACATATATTATTTTAGTGTTCGTTTTAACCTATAGTATTGAAGGTCTTGTTTATTTAATCGGCGGACTTCAAGCTTTCTCAATAATTGCGAGTTTAACGATGTTGTTTCCTGCTATTACGGCAATCATTGTATGGGCAATTTATTATCGTGACAAAAAGTTTTGGAAGTTCTTCGGACTTAGATTAGGAAAAATTAAATATTGGTTTATACATCCATTGATGATGCTATTGGCTTTGATAATTATTTACTTAGTTTCTTATATGTTGAATCCCAATCAATTTCTAAATAGCACAGAACAACAAGATAGAATGAAAGAAATTTTTATTTTCTTACCACATGTACCGCTATTTATCAACTTATTGATTCCAATAATACTTAATCTATCAATAGGTATACTATTTAGCATGATTGCTTATCTAGGTGAAGAGTTAGGTTGGCGAGCTTTCATGTACCCTAAATTGACTAATATTGGAATAACAAAAGGATTAATTTTAGGCGGCTTTATATGGGGATTATGGCATCTCCCTCTTATCTTAATGGGGCATAATTATCCTAATCATCCAATTCTAGGAAATATAATGATGATATTAATGTGTATTCCGTTTGGCATTATTCTATTTTATTCATATATCAAATCTGGAAATATCTTTGTGCCAGCGATAATGCACGGAATTTTAAATCAATTTTCAAGTACTGTAACTACTTTCTCTATAAAAGAATCACAATTCAATCCATTACTTTATGGTTCAACTGGACTTGTTGGAATAGTGATTTTTAGTTTAGTTGCTTTATTTTTAATTAAAACTATCAAGAAATCAAACCATATTTATAATTTTTAA
- a CDS encoding PTS sugar transporter subunit IIC — MFTLFTYKAPNGMRAMGALANAAIATFLVEAFNKYVGGEVFGIKFLEELGDAAGGLGGVAAAGLTALAIGVSPVYALVIGAACGGMDLLPGFFAGYLIGYVMKYTEKYVPDGVDLIGSVVLLAPLARLIAVGLTPVVNNTLLKIGDIIQSSTDTNPIFMGIVLGGIITVVGTAPLSSMALTALLGLTGIPMAIGAMAAFSSAFMNGTLFHRLKLGDRKSTISVSIEPLSQADIVSANPIPIYITNFFGGAAAGLIIALSGMINDATGTATPIAGFLVMFGFNNPMTVVIYGVVMAIVGGLAGWIGSLVFKKYPIVTKQDMIDRGAKDA; from the coding sequence ATTTTTACATTATTTACGTATAAAGCGCCTAACGGAATGCGTGCGATGGGAGCACTGGCAAACGCGGCTATTGCGACATTCTTAGTCGAAGCATTCAACAAGTATGTTGGTGGAGAAGTATTCGGAATCAAATTTCTAGAGGAGTTAGGGGATGCTGCGGGAGGTCTTGGCGGTGTTGCTGCAGCCGGCTTAACTGCGCTTGCGATTGGTGTATCTCCAGTCTACGCACTAGTTATTGGTGCTGCCTGTGGTGGTATGGATCTCTTACCAGGTTTCTTCGCAGGTTATCTTATCGGTTACGTTATGAAGTATACAGAGAAATATGTTCCAGATGGCGTTGATTTGATTGGTTCAGTAGTTCTACTTGCGCCACTTGCAAGATTGATTGCAGTAGGTTTAACGCCAGTCGTTAATAACACACTTTTAAAAATTGGTGACATTATTCAAAGTAGTACAGACACGAATCCAATATTTATGGGGATTGTTCTCGGCGGTATCATTACAGTTGTTGGTACTGCGCCATTAAGTTCAATGGCATTGACAGCTTTATTAGGACTAACAGGTATACCTATGGCAATCGGGGCAATGGCAGCATTTAGTTCAGCTTTTATGAACGGTACATTATTCCACCGTTTAAAATTAGGTGATCGCAAGTCAACGATTTCAGTAAGTATTGAACCTTTGTCTCAAGCAGATATAGTGTCAGCTAACCCAATTCCGATTTACATAACGAATTTCTTTGGTGGAGCAGCTGCAGGTTTAATAATCGCATTATCAGGCATGATCAATGATGCGACAGGTACAGCAACACCAATTGCTGGATTCCTTGTAATGTTTGGTTTTAATAATCCAATGACAGTCGTTATTTATGGCGTTGTCATGGCTATCGTTGGTGGACTTGCAGGTTGGATTGGTTCACTTGTATTTAAGAAATATCCTATTGTTACTAAACAAGATATGATTGATCGAGGCGCTAAAGACGCATAG
- a CDS encoding NAD(P)H-dependent oxidoreductase, protein MISIIYAGNQSGTCYGIFKLLTQKLENKEKYIFNLQLIKEDILILEKGYKHELTDKQNKFINIINQSDTLIFIYPLYWLNMPMLLKGFIDMTFWPNEAFSFKNKQYYKNGLWKDKKAIVIYTIGGSEWFNLLNLNLGYRVLKYPLNLVGISNIKKFYIDQLNRSNKQSVNKKVNSLVEKVMKSI, encoded by the coding sequence ATGATTAGTATTATATACGCTGGAAATCAATCAGGGACATGTTATGGAATTTTTAAATTATTAACTCAAAAATTGGAAAATAAAGAGAAGTATATTTTCAATCTACAACTTATTAAAGAAGACATACTTATTTTAGAAAAAGGATATAAACATGAATTAACAGATAAGCAAAATAAATTTATAAATATTATTAATCAAAGTGATACATTAATATTCATTTATCCTCTATATTGGTTAAACATGCCAATGTTGCTTAAAGGATTTATTGATATGACATTTTGGCCTAATGAGGCTTTTAGTTTCAAAAATAAACAATATTATAAAAACGGTTTATGGAAAGATAAAAAAGCAATAGTTATATATACAATTGGTGGAAGTGAATGGTTTAATTTATTAAATTTGAATCTAGGTTATAGAGTATTGAAGTATCCACTAAATTTAGTTGGTATTTCTAATATAAAAAAATTTTATATTGATCAACTCAACCGAAGTAATAAGCAATCTGTAAATAAAAAAGTGAATAGTCTTGTAGAAAAGGTAATGAAATCCATATAA
- a CDS encoding choice-of-anchor I family protein — protein sequence MDKKQLGNKREAYLIRKYSIGAASILVGSLLFLGGGQASAAESNESNTSEKVPMEQTQSAQEQPSHEASTERVEQPQNKAIATQETKTNEDASSEETQSNEADTKSNEVIHNDTQSNETSEQSTEEPKTQQNKASDDVTTQEVTSTEQPTQEKTQSTSKQEVTTQETSTTEVQPKNEQSQTEEQPQHETKETSSQSNTQEAPTKETKKPTQPITENKQSEKSNTTQQTNQKANSEVSQSNVTSTEEVTNTNETRTRTQPFSKEEMNKVTATEESDVAVSDVPQTQMKYMSTKQKQVLFNTLQRDANTQDQQPKAILSTIPEWTSAQRTKNASRTGQDQLNITHKGRYTSGADFGNGGTEIVKYNPKNGYAYSVNGDKEALDIIDVKHPGKDGAINLVKRIYLQDNGIEAGDLTSVTVHPSGDYVAVSAPAVDKTKPGHVVFYGSNGDYINNVTVGSLPDMVTFSKDSKYLLVANEGEPSDDYTVNPPGSVSVIDVTGGPANVTANNVRTAMFTKEHQEGIRALGPNAEDAYLNIEPEYIAVDSQSKYAYVTLQEVSAIAKVDIVKGQIVQVKGLPYKDHSLAQNAMDVSDEDGKSELRRVPVLGLLQPDGIDTYDYNGETYLLIANEGDSQDYEGYSEEKRVKKLKDDIQLDARYYQGYTQAELDDMVDNGLFDDEQLGRLKVTTSHAFKDADGKYNALVSYGGRSFSILRASDLEMIYDSGSDIEQRVLDLLPERFNANYESADDIKVDDRSDDKGPEAENVVVGKVGSHSYAFVGLERVGGIMIYDITNPNEPYFVKYLYDLDNKDISPEGITFESAEESPNGKPMLIASFELSGTTSAWELEDLTGDQESDDGEDSDNPGNTNGESNDDDTTPNPPSENEGSNTDHDVDNGEQPDNGDDTSSNDEDNHSSDDTNGNDEGLEPPYEVDGDIFEDDSDEVISDKEDNNDTSAQSHEEVESKGASHNINHSAHANHQEESRDKLTVNSNTHNLSVVSTKSSSHHAVTTNHGSVVSDKSNHANTSSDNVKKELPKSGQTETNTTLWSVLLGGLGLAFIRKRKTSKSEK from the coding sequence ATGGATAAGAAGCAGTTAGGGAATAAGCGTGAGGCGTATTTGATTCGTAAATACTCTATTGGAGCGGCGTCTATCTTAGTTGGGAGTTTATTATTCTTAGGTGGAGGCCAAGCGTCTGCTGCCGAAAGTAATGAGTCTAACACTTCTGAAAAGGTTCCAATGGAACAAACGCAATCAGCTCAAGAACAACCTAGTCATGAAGCATCAACAGAACGTGTTGAACAACCACAAAACAAAGCGATAGCAACACAAGAAACAAAGACTAATGAAGATGCTTCTTCTGAGGAAACTCAATCAAACGAGGCGGATACTAAGTCAAACGAAGTTATACATAATGATACTCAAAGTAATGAAACATCAGAACAATCTACAGAAGAACCAAAAACACAACAAAATAAAGCATCTGATGATGTTACGACACAAGAAGTGACTTCAACTGAGCAACCTACACAGGAAAAGACACAATCCACTTCTAAACAAGAAGTAACGACACAAGAGACATCAACTACAGAAGTTCAACCTAAAAACGAACAATCACAAACTGAAGAACAGCCTCAACATGAAACTAAAGAAACATCTTCACAAAGCAACACGCAAGAAGCACCTACAAAAGAAACTAAAAAACCAACACAACCAATTACTGAAAACAAACAATCAGAAAAAAGTAATACGACACAACAAACTAACCAAAAAGCAAATTCTGAGGTATCTCAATCCAATGTAACGTCAACTGAAGAAGTAACAAATACTAATGAAACGCGTACTCGCACACAACCTTTTTCAAAAGAAGAAATGAATAAAGTAACGGCTACAGAAGAGAGTGATGTAGCAGTTTCGGACGTACCTCAAACACAAATGAAGTACATGTCTACGAAACAAAAACAAGTGCTCTTCAATACATTGCAACGTGATGCGAACACGCAAGACCAACAACCGAAAGCGATTCTATCTACAATACCTGAATGGACGTCAGCACAACGTACAAAGAATGCGTCTCGAACTGGTCAAGATCAGTTGAATATTACGCATAAAGGTCGTTATACAAGTGGCGCAGATTTCGGGAATGGTGGCACAGAAATTGTGAAGTACAATCCGAAGAATGGCTATGCGTATTCAGTGAATGGCGATAAAGAAGCGTTGGATATTATTGATGTGAAACATCCTGGAAAGGATGGCGCAATTAATTTAGTAAAGCGTATTTATCTACAAGATAATGGAATTGAAGCGGGTGATTTAACGAGTGTAACGGTACATCCGAGCGGAGATTATGTAGCTGTGTCTGCGCCAGCAGTGGATAAGACGAAGCCAGGACATGTTGTATTCTACGGTTCAAATGGTGATTACATCAATAATGTGACGGTTGGCAGTCTTCCTGATATGGTCACTTTTTCTAAAGATAGTAAATATTTATTAGTAGCTAACGAGGGAGAACCGAGCGACGATTACACAGTTAACCCACCAGGATCTGTGTCAGTCATTGATGTCACGGGTGGCCCAGCTAATGTGACTGCCAATAATGTCCGTACAGCAATGTTCACGAAAGAACATCAAGAAGGTATTCGTGCGTTAGGTCCTAATGCGGAAGATGCTTACTTAAATATTGAACCAGAATATATTGCGGTAGATAGTCAAAGTAAATATGCCTATGTAACATTACAGGAAGTCAGTGCCATTGCGAAGGTCGATATCGTGAAAGGACAAATTGTCCAAGTGAAAGGGTTGCCTTACAAAGATCATTCGCTAGCACAAAATGCAATGGATGTATCAGATGAAGATGGTAAATCTGAGTTGCGCCGTGTGCCAGTATTAGGACTGTTACAACCAGATGGCATCGATACGTATGACTACAATGGCGAAACCTATTTATTGATTGCGAACGAAGGAGATTCTCAAGATTATGAGGGTTATTCTGAAGAAAAACGTGTGAAGAAATTGAAGGATGATATTCAATTGGATGCACGTTATTATCAAGGTTACACGCAAGCAGAACTAGATGATATGGTGGATAATGGCTTGTTTGATGACGAACAATTGGGTCGTTTGAAAGTTACGACATCGCATGCGTTTAAAGATGCAGATGGTAAATACAATGCGCTTGTATCTTATGGTGGTCGTTCATTCTCTATCTTAAGAGCTTCCGATTTAGAAATGATTTATGACAGTGGTAGCGATATTGAGCAACGCGTCTTAGATTTATTACCTGAACGCTTTAATGCTAATTATGAATCAGCCGATGATATTAAAGTAGATGACCGAAGTGATGATAAAGGTCCAGAAGCTGAAAATGTGGTCGTTGGTAAAGTAGGTAGTCATTCATATGCATTTGTCGGTCTAGAACGTGTTGGTGGTATTATGATTTATGATATTACAAATCCTAATGAACCGTATTTTGTGAAATATTTATACGACCTAGATAATAAAGATATTTCACCTGAGGGCATTACTTTTGAAAGTGCTGAAGAGAGTCCTAACGGTAAACCAATGTTAATCGCGTCATTCGAATTGTCTGGCACAACATCTGCTTGGGAATTAGAAGATTTAACAGGTGATCAAGAAAGTGATGATGGAGAAGATAGTGATAACCCGGGAAATACCAACGGGGAGTCTAATGATGACGATACAACGCCTAACCCACCTTCTGAAAATGAGGGTTCAAATACAGATCATGATGTAGATAATGGAGAACAACCTGATAATGGTGACGATACTTCAAGTAATGATGAAGACAACCATTCTTCTGATGACACTAATGGAAATGATGAGGGCTTAGAACCACCTTATGAAGTCGACGGTGACATTTTTGAAGATGATAGCGACGAGGTTATCTCAGATAAAGAAGATAACAATGATACAAGTGCACAATCACATGAAGAAGTAGAGAGTAAAGGTGCTTCACACAATATTAATCATAGTGCCCATGCAAATCATCAAGAAGAAAGCCGTGATAAGCTAACAGTAAATTCTAACACTCATAACTTGAGTGTGGTAAGCACAAAATCTTCAAGTCATCACGCAGTGACAACTAACCATGGAAGTGTAGTATCTGATAAGTCAAACCATGCAAATACTTCGTCTGATAACGTAAAAAAAGAACTGCCAAAATCAGGTCAAACTGAAACAAATACAACGTTATGGTCAGTGTTACTTGGTGGTTTAGGGTTAGCATTTATTAGAAAACGCAAAACTTCGAAATCTGAGAAATAA
- a CDS encoding MerR family transcriptional regulator has protein sequence MQIDEVSKKLNISKSMIRYYEEKGLINISRNQNNYREFNQTVYTTLKLIKDLKRLNLSLEEIKYIVNLFNKPTSKECNIQSTKYLDRIIKDYKRSINEQINILNRLEQVKELSQDMKFEENKTEILNMLAGVKEYD, from the coding sequence ATGCAAATAGATGAAGTTTCCAAAAAGCTTAATATATCTAAATCAATGATTCGTTATTATGAAGAAAAAGGCTTGATTAACATTTCTAGAAATCAAAATAATTATAGGGAATTTAATCAGACTGTCTATACAACATTGAAACTTATCAAAGATTTGAAACGATTAAACTTAAGCCTAGAAGAAATAAAGTATATTGTAAATTTATTTAACAAGCCTACTTCAAAAGAGTGTAACATCCAATCTACTAAGTACTTAGATCGAATTATTAAGGATTATAAAAGAAGTATTAATGAACAAATTAATATATTGAATAGATTGGAACAAGTTAAGGAGCTCTCACAAGACATGAAATTTGAGGAAAATAAAACAGAAATTTTGAATATGTTAGCAGGAGTTAAAGAGTATGATTAG
- a CDS encoding helix-turn-helix domain-containing protein has product MKLAEQIRKHRKENDLTQDQLATELHTTRQTVSKWEQGTIEPNAQMIVQLAQRFDISTDELLTGQTSHPYKREESQSYPEHLNFWDFLSQKWWFVLILVVIVCGTITQIFTS; this is encoded by the coding sequence ATGAAACTTGCTGAACAGATTAGGAAACATCGTAAAGAGAATGATCTAACTCAAGATCAATTAGCTACTGAATTACACACGACACGCCAAACCGTTTCCAAATGGGAACAGGGTACGATTGAACCGAATGCGCAAATGATTGTGCAATTAGCGCAACGTTTTGACATTTCCACAGACGAATTATTAACAGGGCAAACGTCTCATCCTTATAAAAGAGAAGAATCACAATCATATCCTGAACATTTAAATTTTTGGGATTTCTTATCTCAAAAGTGGTGGTTCGTATTAATTTTGGTAGTTATCGTGTGCGGTACAATAACACAAATCTTTACAAGTTAA
- a CDS encoding nucleotide pyrophosphohydrolase, with product MNETHEVLKEINQFRDERNWRQFHNEKDLSLSISLEAAELLELFQWKTPEEVVQKKQERLAEELADVLIYSYMLADNLDFDINDIIRKKLVKNAEKYPVEKSKNNNSKYDEL from the coding sequence AATAAATCAATTTAGAGATGAACGTAATTGGAGACAATTTCATAATGAAAAAGATTTATCCTTATCTATTAGTCTAGAAGCTGCTGAATTATTAGAATTATTTCAATGGAAAACACCAGAAGAAGTAGTACAAAAAAAACAAGAAAGGCTAGCTGAAGAATTAGCAGATGTATTGATATACAGCTATATGTTAGCTGATAACTTAGATTTTGATATTAATGACATTATTCGAAAAAAACTAGTAAAAAATGCTGAGAAATATCCTGTTGAAAAAAGTAAAAATAACAATAGTAAATACGATGAGTTATAA
- a CDS encoding NINE protein, whose product MKTKSVGERIRNLRKSKKMSQERLAEKLNVSRHSISNWERDVSSPDIHALLEMTELFGVSLNHLVKGDELIVNKYVYAALAFFLGSLGAHRFYRKQYGKVLLYILFCWTGIPGVIGMIEGVIAFIKTADAQGNI is encoded by the coding sequence TTGAAAACCAAGAGTGTAGGGGAACGTATTAGAAACTTAAGGAAGTCTAAAAAGATGTCTCAAGAGAGGTTGGCAGAAAAACTAAATGTTTCTCGACATTCTATTTCAAATTGGGAAAGGGATGTCAGTTCTCCAGACATACATGCATTATTGGAGATGACAGAACTTTTTGGCGTTTCTTTAAATCATTTGGTTAAAGGAGACGAACTTATAGTGAATAAATATGTTTATGCAGCGTTAGCATTTTTCTTAGGTAGCTTGGGGGCACACAGATTTTATAGAAAGCAATATGGTAAAGTACTATTATATATATTATTTTGTTGGACAGGTATTCCTGGTGTTATTGGAATGATAGAGGGAGTTATAGCATTTATAAAAACTGCAGATGCCCAAGGTAATATTTAA